DNA from Archaeoglobus veneficus SNP6:
CCGCAGTTATTCCCGCGGACTTCAAAATGTCTCGAAGGGCTGCCAGAGCTCTGTATCTCTCATTTTCGCTGAAAAGAGTCTCGAAGACGCTTATGGAGTCTATAAGTATTCGGCTGGCGTTCAGACTTTTTATAACCTCTGGTAGGTCGCTCTTTATCTTCCTGAGTGACTCCTTGATCTCTGCTGCCTCGAGCCTTGTGATTTCGAGGTTATCGCTGTATCGTTCCATGTCCATTCCAAAGCTGCTTGCATTTTCGAGTATGCTCTTTTCATCTTCATCGAAACTTATTATGATACATGTCTCGTCATTTTTCAGCCCCTCATAAATGAAGTGCAGACCGAGAGTAGTCTTTCCAGTTCCATAAGAGCCAATAACCGCAACGATGTGACCTTTCGGAATTCCACCGCCGAGCAGTCTGTCGAGGCCTTCAATTCCGGTAGGAAGAACATCCATACGAAATCACCTCACAATACCCTCACGAATCTTGAGATCGTGAACCCCTCCACCGGGTCAATTCTGACGCTGTACTTGGCGATTTTGTCCTTTTCGAGAAGTGGAAGAATTCCCACGAGCTTCCTTATGTACATCCACCTCGTTATTGCCTCTTTTTCGGTTTCCCACTCGAACACGAGCACACCATCGGCCTGGTCGAGAAGTTCCTCCTCGTAGCTCTTTTCAAGCATGTCCTTCGTGAGGAGGGAGAAAAGAAGAACGTTTTTCTTTACGCACAGCTTTCTGAGACCCTTTATAAAGTCCACGAGGTCGTTCCAGCTTATCCTCGACCTGGTAAGTCTTGCAAGGTCGCTCAGGCTATCCAGAAACACAAGGCTGCCCTCCTTAACATCATCGAAGACTCCGACGAGTTCCGTGAGAAGGTCTTTTTCGCTCTCCTTTAGCATCTTCAGACTCGGTCTTTTGTCGGTGACCCATGAGAGAGGAACGATACTCTTTCCAAAGTAAAGTTCGGTGAGGCTCTTTATCTTTATCGAATCGAGCACGTCCTCAAGCCTCGCATGGGGAAATGTCAGCTTGACGTCTCTGACGACCTCTCTGGGAGATGAAGATATGGATACGTACAGCACCTCGCTTGGATGCGCTCTATGCTCTCCGGCCTTTGCGTTCTTGCATACCGATGTGAGGGCGAACTCTCTACCTCCGGCTCCAACCTCTTCTATAAATAAAACCATGCCGGGATATAGCCCGCCACCAATCTGTTTATCAAAAAACTCGATTCCAGTAGGAATTTTTATTGTATCATCTGAACTGCTGTTAACACTCACCATACCACCTGCATAAATTTGATTATTTCTCTTAAAAAGGTTTTGAGGGCTGCGAAAGTGTCACGGGATTCGGGTGTCTAATTCCCCCAGATTTAATTAACCTGGTCGGCTTCTGGAAAGGGGCAAGCGTTTATATATCGCCTGCAGAGGTTCAGCGATGGACGTTGATGTTGCCGTTGCTGGCGTCGGTGTTGCCGGAGCATTCGCGCTGAGGTCACTCTCAAAGAAGCTCAGGGTTGTTGGCATAGACAAGAGGCAGAAACTTGGCTACCCGGTTGAATGCGGCGAGATCATACCAACGAAGAAGGAGATGAAAGAGCTCCTGCCCGACCTCGACGACTACTCTCTATTTGACATTCCAAAGAGATTCGAAAGCAACAGAACAAATGCCTTCAACTTCGTAATTCCGAATGGCAAAACCTACACGATAGACTTTGAAATGCATGTCCTTCGCAGGGACGAGTTTATACAGACGATAGCAGCGGAATCTGGGCATGAGCTTTTGCTCGGTAAGAGAGTTTCCGATTTCAGAAACGGAGAGCTTCAGCTTTCAAGTGGAGAGGTTGTCAGGCATAGGGTTCTCATCGCTTCCGATGGGGCTAACTCGAAGATTGCAAAGAAGCTGAACGTCTGGAAGTATGAGCTCGCGTCTGCAAAGCAGTACGTCATGAGCGGCGTTGAATGCGACGAGGATGTAGTTTACATGTACGTCGGAAACAAAATCGCTCCTGGCGGTTACGCGTGGATAATACCCAAGGGAGATGGAATAGCGAACGTGGGTGTTGGCATCAGGCAGAGTTTTCTCGGCAAGGGAGACAGCATTCACAGGGTTCTCGACAGGTTCGTTAAGGAATACCCGTACAGCTCCTGCTACCTTAAAAAAGCCGAAATCGTGGGCAAAATTGGAGCGGTTGCGCCCGTTGACAGACCTCTCGACAAAACGGTCTATGGAAATGTGCTGCTCGCTGGCGATTCTGCGAGCATGATTCTGAGCCACGTCGCTGCAGGAATACCAACGTCAATGATCGCTGGCGACATCGCTGGCAGGGTTATCAACGAGTATTTCGAGGGCGGGATGGAACTTGAAGAGTACGACAGGTTGTGGAGAAAGGCCATGATAGGAGCCATGGAGCGCAGCTACTTCATAAAGAGCCTCTGGGACAGGATTTCTGAGAACGATAGAAGACTTTCGAGGTACTTCGCGCTGATTAACAACAGAGACATGGGTTTAATTCTCAGGAGCAGGGTTCCTTTAAAGCTGAAGGTCGCTACTCCATTCATCCCTCTGCTGAATCTTGTGTTTTGATAAATTGAGAACACGTCACAATCAGTACTCCCACCCTGGCGCTTAAAATCTCACCATACAGAACACCCCAAATTTTTTATTCCACCTATTTTCATTTTCTACTGAATGATATATGGTAGTCACGAATACGGGTTCTCGTATTCCGGCGACGATCTTACTGTGGAATGTGGTGAAGTTTATCGCCGGATTTGCAGGGGAGATCATGTGGAGAAAATACTCTCCGGCGGAAAGAAGTTTATAATAAACCCCGTTGAACCTGTAAATCTCCCCAGAGAGGTTACCCATTACCTGTGCATTGATTTTAAGAAGCCTGTTTTGATAGAGTCTGGTGCCAGCATCACTGTCTTTGTGAAATTCCCGGTGGAAATCTGTGTTTTTGTTAATGGGAAGGGTGTCAGTCCCATAGACGTGTTCTCCCTTGTAACTCCAAAGTACACACTCTACGGCAATCCGAAGTCGGGCGTAATATGCAGGTGGTATGAGAGCGATGTATATACAGAAGTACCCGAAACGGATCCCCTCAGGGAGGGAATTATCTCGCTGAGGATTCACAACAGCAGTGACGACTGGGTAGAAGTAACGAAGGCTGTGTTTGACAGCTACGCCATGAAAATATACTACGGTGACATCGTTTCAATGGTTGCGGAGATGAAAGTCATCGGGAAACACGTGGCAGAAACGACCTTCATTGACCGCCCCCTCAGAGAGGGAATGAAGAAGTCGATAGAGCTGTACGTTGCAAGGAAGCTGCTGATTGAACGAAAGTCGTTCCTGATGGAGTGGGGGGTCTGAATGGAAGTCCTCAACTACATTGTTTACGGCGACGTCACCGTGGCAGACATCTTAGTCTTCACG
Protein-coding regions in this window:
- a CDS encoding KaiC domain-containing protein; translation: MDVLPTGIEGLDRLLGGGIPKGHIVAVIGSYGTGKTTLGLHFIYEGLKNDETCIIISFDEDEKSILENASSFGMDMERYSDNLEITRLEAAEIKESLRKIKSDLPEVIKSLNASRILIDSISVFETLFSENERYRALAALRDILKSAGITAVITSEADKNNPTSSKYGLLEYICDGAICLKYIRESQLEEPKLGIEVVKMRRVKHSRKPKPYNITEKGIEVFEREEIF
- a CDS encoding RAD55 family ATPase, encoding MVSVNSSSDDTIKIPTGIEFFDKQIGGGLYPGMVLFIEEVGAGGREFALTSVCKNAKAGEHRAHPSEVLYVSISSSPREVVRDVKLTFPHARLEDVLDSIKIKSLTELYFGKSIVPLSWVTDKRPSLKMLKESEKDLLTELVGVFDDVKEGSLVFLDSLSDLARLTRSRISWNDLVDFIKGLRKLCVKKNVLLFSLLTKDMLEKSYEEELLDQADGVLVFEWETEKEAITRWMYIRKLVGILPLLEKDKIAKYSVRIDPVEGFTISRFVRVL
- a CDS encoding geranylgeranyl reductase family protein; amino-acid sequence: MDVDVAVAGVGVAGAFALRSLSKKLRVVGIDKRQKLGYPVECGEIIPTKKEMKELLPDLDDYSLFDIPKRFESNRTNAFNFVIPNGKTYTIDFEMHVLRRDEFIQTIAAESGHELLLGKRVSDFRNGELQLSSGEVVRHRVLIASDGANSKIAKKLNVWKYELASAKQYVMSGVECDEDVVYMYVGNKIAPGGYAWIIPKGDGIANVGVGIRQSFLGKGDSIHRVLDRFVKEYPYSSCYLKKAEIVGKIGAVAPVDRPLDKTVYGNVLLAGDSASMILSHVAAGIPTSMIAGDIAGRVINEYFEGGMELEEYDRLWRKAMIGAMERSYFIKSLWDRISENDRRLSRYFALINNRDMGLILRSRVPLKLKVATPFIPLLNLVF
- a CDS encoding DUF432 domain-containing protein codes for the protein MIYGSHEYGFSYSGDDLTVECGEVYRRICRGDHVEKILSGGKKFIINPVEPVNLPREVTHYLCIDFKKPVLIESGASITVFVKFPVEICVFVNGKGVSPIDVFSLVTPKYTLYGNPKSGVICRWYESDVYTEVPETDPLREGIISLRIHNSSDDWVEVTKAVFDSYAMKIYYGDIVSMVAEMKVIGKHVAETTFIDRPLREGMKKSIELYVARKLLIERKSFLMEWGV